The following proteins are co-located in the Deltaproteobacteria bacterium genome:
- a CDS encoding HAMP domain-containing histidine kinase yields KIFEPLQTQWKKGYGLGLAFCRNAIAEHGGNLTVGRREGGGGEFRIEIPVVRGKEGG; encoded by the coding sequence AAGATTTTCGAGCCGTTGCAGACGCAGTGGAAAAAGGGTTACGGCCTCGGCCTGGCTTTCTGCCGTAACGCCATTGCGGAACACGGGGGGAATCTCACCGTCGGGAGGCGCGAGGGGGGCGGAGGGGAATTCAGGATCGAGATCCCCGTCGTAAGGGGGAAAGAAGGAGGTTAG